Proteins found in one Plasmodium malariae genome assembly, chromosome: 13 genomic segment:
- the MPC gene encoding mitochondrial phosphate carrier protein, putative: protein MMENNGWDSRICSPITRIKHAHEHNLSYYAKCMFGGVLSCGLTHTVITPLDVTKCRIQSYPLIYKNLFQSIKKIIKEEKFRSLSLGWSPTLVGYSLQGLFKFGFYEIFKDVYSNYLGEQYSYKYKGVTWLLASASAEFVADIFLCPFEMIKVKMQTSKVNTFPNKLFASTTYMLANKSETKFPFGSVTPLWCRQIPYTMAKFYFFEKIVQLMYDKVFTKPKNTYSDTTQLGITFASGYLSGIICALVSHPADNMISQLGKVENKGKGVSCIVKEMGVFNLFTKGICTRVLMIGTLTGLQWWIYDTFKATMGLGTSGGGSAVKK from the coding sequence atgatGGAAAATAATGGATGGGATTCAAGAATATGTAGTCCTATAACTAGAATAAAACATGCGCATGAACATAATTTATCTTACTATGCTAAGTGTATGTTCGGTGGTGTGTTGTCTTGTGGATTAACGCATACAGTTATTACGCCATTAGATGTAACGAAATGTAGGATTCAGAGTTAcccattaatatataaaaatttatttcaaagtataaagaaaataataaaagaagaaaagttTAGAAGTTTGTCATTAGGATGGTCTCCAACTCTTGTAGGTTACTCGCTGCAGGGATTGTTTAAATTTggtttttatgaaatatttaaggaTGTATATTCGAATTATTTAGGAGAacaatattcatataaatataaaggagTAACATGGCTACTTGCATCAGCTTCAGCTGAATTTGTAGcggatatatttttatgtccATTTGAAATGATAAAAGTTAAAATGCAAACGAGTAAAGTAAATACATTTcctaataaattatttgcgTCTACTACTTATATGTTAGCAAACAAAAGCGAAACGAAGTTTCCATTTGGTAGTGTCACACCTTTATGGTGTCGTCAGATTCCATATACTATggctaaattttatttttttgaaaaaatagttCAATTAATGTATGATAAAGTATTTACAAAGCCTAAGAATACTTATTCTGATACAACTCAATTAGGTATAACATTTGCTTCAGGATATTTATCAGGAATTATATGTGCACTTGTTTCACATCCTGCAGACAATATGATATCTCAATTAGGAAAAGTAGAAAATAAGGGTAAAGGTGTATCATGTATTGTCAAGGAAATGGGAgtgtttaatttatttacaaaagGAATATGTACAAGAGTTTTAATGATAGGAACATTAACAGGTTTACAATGGTGGATCTATGATACTTTTAAGGCTACTATGGGATTAGGCACATCCGGTGGTGGGTCAGCtgttaaaaaatga